The window AGCCTGCGCCCACCCCGCCGCGGGCGTGTACTGCGAACCAACATCACCCGCCGCCGGAAGCACCGTCGGGCGCTCCCCACGTCCGGGGCGATTGAACACGACGCCCACATCACGCCCGCCGCTTGGGCTTCCTTCGCGCGCCATTGAGCCCGCCAACGCTTCTTCCAGCGTGAGCCCCAACGTGAGCATGAGGGGGCGACTGCGATAGTACGAGGAGACGCCATCATGCGGGTGCGTGAGTTGCAACCCCAAAAGCACTTGCGCCAATTCATGTCCACCTGCTGAGAATTGGTAAATAACCTCGCCAGAGGGGAGCAACTCCGTTTCTTCGATCGTGTCGAGCGTGCGGGAAAGAAGCATCAGACGTGCAATGTGTGTCCAATCAAGAGCAGGTGTTCCCATCGTGTTTTGGCCTCCTTGCCGTTTCAATTCTTCATGGAGCAGGCGCATTCTATCACGGCATGAACCAAAATCGAAACGCATTTGCGCAACCCGTCTTTGCGCCGCCTCCCATTTGCCAGCCCGTATCGGCGCTTTTATAGTGGCAACACGCTGTTCAATCAATTGCAAGGGAGTGGTTGTATGAAAATTCTCGTCACAGGGGGCGCAGGATTCATTGGTTCACACGTTGTGGACGCCTACATTGCCGCCGGGCACGACGTTGTGGTGGTGGACAACCTGAGTAGCGGTAAGCGCGAAAACGTCCACCCCAAAGCGCGGTTCTACCACCTCGATATCCGCGACCCCGCTTTGGAAGAGGTGTTTGCCACCGAACGCCCCGACGTGGTCAACCATCACGCCGCCCAAATTGACGTGCGCCGTTCCGTCGAAGACCCCATGCACGACGCTGAAATCAACATCCTTGGCTCGTTGCACCTCATTTTGCTGGCGCGGCGCTACGGTGTGCGCAAATTCATTTACGCGTCCACCGGCGGGGCGGTGTATGGTGAACCGGAGTACCTTCCATGCGATGAAAACCATCCCATCAACCCCATTTGCGAATACGGCGCGAGCAAACACACCGTCGAACACTATCTCTACCTCAACCGCCACAATTTCGGGCTGGAATACACCATTTTGCGCTACCCGAACGTGTACGGTCCTCGCCAGGACCCCCACGGCGAAGCAGGCGTGGTCGCCATTTTCAGCCAACGCATGCTGCGCCAAGAACCTGTGACCATTTTCGGCACAGGCGAACAAGAGCGCGATTTTCTTTCAGCGCTTGACTGCGCACGCGCGAATGTGATGGTGCTGGAACAGGGGAATGGGCACATCTACAACTTGGGGACAGGGCGCGGAACGTCCATCAACGAACTCTTTGCACTGCTGAAAACCATCACCAACTACCCGCTCGACCCGGTGTACGCGCCGGCGCGCGTGGGCGAAACGTTCAAAATTTACCTGGACGCTTCACGGGCTGAACGCGAACTCGGCTGGCGACCAACGCGCACGCTCGAAGAAGGATTGCGCGAAACCGTCGCCTATTTCGCGGCGCAAACGTCGTCCGAGCAGAATCCCTCCTGAGCGGCATGCACGTCGGGGCAAGGGAGCGTTTCAGCCCCCTTGCCCCCCTACCACAGGAGGAATGTCAGCAACGTTGGTGTTAGCGGCGGCGCAAGAACGCCGGCACATCCAGGTCGTCGCGGTCGAAGCGGCGCGCCGGAAATTCCTTCACCTTTTCGTGCAGGTTCGGACCACGGCGCGGCGCCTGACCATCACCCACCGCGCGCTTCATCGCTTCTTGCGGCGGGCGCTGACGGC of the Ardenticatena maritima genome contains:
- a CDS encoding NAD-dependent epimerase/dehydratase family protein → MKILVTGGAGFIGSHVVDAYIAAGHDVVVVDNLSSGKRENVHPKARFYHLDIRDPALEEVFATERPDVVNHHAAQIDVRRSVEDPMHDAEINILGSLHLILLARRYGVRKFIYASTGGAVYGEPEYLPCDENHPINPICEYGASKHTVEHYLYLNRHNFGLEYTILRYPNVYGPRQDPHGEAGVVAIFSQRMLRQEPVTIFGTGEQERDFLSALDCARANVMVLEQGNGHIYNLGTGRGTSINELFALLKTITNYPLDPVYAPARVGETFKIYLDASRAERELGWRPTRTLEEGLRETVAYFAAQTSSEQNPS